Proteins from a single region of Flavobacterium sp. K5-23:
- the ruvA gene encoding Holliday junction branch migration protein RuvA gives MITHIQGKLVEKTPTQVVIDCGGVGYHVNISLHTFSLLPNADFIKLFTHLQVKEDSHTLYGFVEKSEREIFKLLLSVSGIGANIARTMLSSLDPKQITNAIASADVVTIQSIKGIGSKTAQRVILDLKEKVLKLYDLDEVSITLNNTNKDEALSAMEVLGFVRKTSEKVIDKIVKEDPEASVESIIKKALKIL, from the coding sequence ATGATTACACATATACAAGGGAAATTAGTTGAGAAAACACCTACGCAAGTAGTAATTGATTGTGGCGGAGTTGGTTATCACGTGAATATTTCACTGCATACTTTTTCCTTGCTCCCTAATGCAGATTTTATAAAATTGTTTACCCATCTTCAAGTAAAAGAAGATTCGCATACTTTATATGGTTTTGTTGAAAAATCAGAAAGAGAAATTTTTAAATTGTTGTTATCCGTTTCTGGTATTGGAGCAAATATTGCCAGGACGATGTTGTCCTCATTAGACCCGAAACAAATTACAAATGCAATAGCTTCAGCTGACGTGGTAACTATTCAATCTATAAAAGGAATAGGTAGTAAAACGGCTCAAAGAGTAATTCTTGATTTGAAAGAAAAAGTATTGAAATTGTACGATTTGGATGAAGTTTCAATAACTTTAAACAATACAAATAAAGATGAAGCGTTATCTGCTATGGAGGTTTTAGGTTTTGTTCGAAAAACTTCGGAAAAAGTAATTGATAAAATTGTAAAAGAGGACCCCGAAGCTTCGGTTGAATCAATAATTAAGAAAGCACTAAAAATATTATAA
- a CDS encoding NADP-dependent malic enzyme: protein MNKNSKRREALLYHAKPTPGKIQVVPTKKYATQRDLSLAYSPGVAEPCLEIAKDVNNVYKYTAKGNLVAVITNGTAVLGLGDIGPEASKPVMEGKALLFKIFADIDVFDIEVDAKDIDKFIETVKAIAPTFGGINLEDIKAPESFEIERRLVEELNIPVMHDDQHGTAIISSAALLNALELADKEIEKVNVVVSGAGSAALACANLYVLLGVNRESIIMFDKDGVLSKDRTDLSPLQQKYANGAKGILLGDALKGADVFLGLSAGNVLTPEMLLGMANDPIVFAMANPDPEIEYNLAIATRKDIIMATGRSDHPNQVNNVLGFPYIFRGALDVRATKINEAMKMAAVRALALLAKESVPEQVNIAYGETKLNFGRDYIIPKPFDPRLITIVAPAVAKAAMESGVALNPITDWAKYEEELLDRLGHDNKMVRLITNRAKMDPKRIVFAEADHLDVLKAAQIVLEEGIGIPVLLGNKEIILELKEELGFEADVEIIDPKINEENDRRNRFANKYWESRKRRGVSFLDAQKLMRERNFFAAMMVNEGDADGLVSGHSRSYSSILKPMLQLIDKAPGASIVATTNMMMTARGPMFLSDTAININPTADDLAKIAIMTAKTARMFGVEPVIAMVSYSNFGSSTNPGAAKVREAVTYLHKNFPDMIIDGEVQADFALNPEMLKEKFPFSKLAGKKVNTLIFPNLESANITYKLLKELNKVDSIGPIMLGMGKPVHIFQLGASVEEMVNMAAITVIDAQEKQKKKNTSIK, encoded by the coding sequence ATGAACAAAAACAGCAAAAGAAGAGAAGCTTTATTATATCATGCTAAGCCCACTCCAGGGAAAATACAAGTAGTTCCAACAAAGAAATATGCCACACAAAGAGATTTATCTTTAGCGTATTCACCGGGTGTTGCCGAGCCTTGTCTAGAAATTGCAAAAGATGTTAATAATGTTTATAAATATACAGCCAAAGGGAATTTAGTTGCAGTAATTACAAACGGTACAGCCGTTTTAGGGTTAGGGGACATTGGACCTGAAGCTTCTAAGCCCGTTATGGAAGGGAAAGCACTATTGTTTAAAATCTTTGCTGATATTGATGTTTTCGACATTGAAGTGGATGCTAAGGATATAGATAAGTTCATAGAAACAGTAAAAGCAATTGCCCCAACATTTGGAGGAATTAATTTAGAGGATATCAAAGCGCCGGAATCATTTGAAATTGAAAGGCGTTTGGTGGAAGAATTGAATATACCTGTAATGCATGATGATCAGCATGGTACAGCAATTATATCTTCTGCAGCACTTTTAAATGCTCTTGAATTAGCTGATAAAGAAATTGAAAAAGTAAATGTAGTTGTGTCCGGAGCAGGATCTGCAGCTTTGGCATGCGCAAATTTATACGTGTTATTAGGAGTAAACAGGGAAAGTATTATCATGTTTGATAAAGACGGTGTTCTATCAAAAGACAGAACCGATCTATCTCCATTACAACAAAAATACGCAAATGGTGCAAAAGGAATTCTTTTAGGTGATGCTCTTAAAGGAGCTGATGTGTTTTTAGGTCTTTCTGCAGGAAATGTACTTACTCCTGAAATGTTACTTGGGATGGCTAATGACCCCATTGTTTTTGCAATGGCAAACCCAGACCCAGAAATTGAATATAATTTAGCAATTGCAACTCGGAAAGACATTATTATGGCTACGGGAAGATCTGATCATCCTAATCAAGTTAATAATGTATTAGGTTTCCCTTATATTTTTAGAGGAGCTTTAGATGTGCGTGCTACAAAAATTAATGAAGCTATGAAAATGGCTGCTGTTAGAGCATTAGCTTTATTAGCAAAAGAGTCTGTTCCTGAGCAAGTAAATATTGCTTATGGAGAAACTAAGTTAAATTTTGGTAGGGATTATATTATACCAAAACCTTTTGACCCAAGATTAATAACGATAGTGGCACCTGCTGTTGCGAAAGCGGCAATGGAATCAGGTGTAGCTTTAAATCCTATTACGGATTGGGCTAAATATGAAGAAGAGCTTTTAGATCGTTTAGGCCATGATAATAAAATGGTTCGATTGATTACCAATAGGGCTAAAATGGATCCTAAAAGAATTGTTTTTGCTGAAGCCGATCATTTAGATGTTCTTAAAGCAGCTCAAATTGTACTTGAAGAAGGTATAGGAATACCTGTTTTATTGGGTAACAAAGAGATAATCTTAGAGTTGAAAGAAGAACTTGGTTTTGAAGCTGATGTTGAGATTATTGATCCAAAAATTAATGAAGAAAATGACAGAAGAAATAGGTTCGCTAATAAATATTGGGAATCTAGAAAAAGAAGAGGTGTTTCTTTTTTAGATGCTCAAAAATTAATGCGTGAACGTAACTTTTTTGCAGCAATGATGGTTAATGAAGGTGATGCTGACGGATTAGTTTCTGGACATTCTAGAAGTTACTCTTCAATATTGAAACCAATGTTGCAACTTATCGATAAAGCACCCGGGGCTTCTATTGTAGCAACTACAAATATGATGATGACTGCCCGTGGCCCTATGTTTTTATCAGACACCGCCATAAATATTAATCCTACCGCTGACGATTTAGCTAAAATCGCTATTATGACTGCTAAAACTGCCAGAATGTTTGGGGTAGAACCAGTGATTGCAATGGTTTCGTATTCAAATTTTGGTTCGTCTACTAACCCTGGTGCTGCAAAAGTTAGGGAGGCAGTGACTTATTTGCATAAGAATTTTCCGGATATGATTATAGATGGTGAAGTTCAGGCTGATTTTGCATTGAATCCAGAAATGTTAAAAGAGAAATTTCCGTTTTCTAAATTGGCGGGTAAAAAAGTAAACACTTTAATTTTTCCAAACTTAGAATCAGCAAATATTACCTATAAATTATTAAAAGAGTTAAATAAAGTGGACTCTATTGGGCCAATTATGTTAGGGATGGGAAAACCAGTCCACATTTTTCAGTTAGGTGCAAGTGTTGAGGAAATGGTAAATATGGCAGCAATTACAGTTATTGACGCCCAAGAAAAGCAAAAGAAAAAAAACACTTCTATTAAGTAA
- the queG gene encoding tRNA epoxyqueuosine(34) reductase QueG: MNSKSKYTQFIKSEAKRLGFLSCGVSKAGFLEQEAPRLEDWLKKNRNGQMSYMENNFDKRLDPTLLVDDAKSVISLLLNYYPSEIQNQDSYKISKYAYGQDYHFVIKEKLNELLNSIQENIGSVSGRAFVDSAPVLDKAWAAKSGLGWIGKNSNLLTQKVGSFYFIAELIIDLDLDYDNATTDHCGSCTACIDACPTEAIVSPYVVDGSKCISYFTIELKENLPLEMKGQFDDWAFGCDICQDVCPWNKFSKAHNEPLFNPNPEILSMSKRDWEEITEETFRVVFKDSPIKRTKFKGLQRNIDFLK, from the coding sequence ATAAATTCTAAATCCAAATACACGCAGTTTATTAAATCCGAAGCCAAACGCCTCGGATTTTTATCTTGTGGTGTATCTAAAGCTGGTTTTCTGGAGCAGGAAGCGCCTCGGCTTGAGGATTGGCTTAAAAAGAATAGAAACGGCCAAATGTCCTATATGGAGAATAATTTTGACAAACGTTTAGATCCCACTTTATTAGTTGATGATGCTAAAAGTGTAATTTCACTTTTGTTGAATTATTACCCGTCAGAAATTCAAAATCAAGATTCGTATAAGATTTCAAAATATGCATACGGTCAAGACTACCATTTTGTAATTAAGGAAAAACTTAATGAATTACTGAATTCGATTCAGGAAAATATAGGGTCAGTAAGTGGTCGTGCTTTTGTGGATTCAGCTCCTGTTTTAGATAAGGCTTGGGCGGCAAAAAGCGGATTGGGTTGGATAGGTAAAAACAGTAATTTGTTAACCCAGAAAGTGGGTTCTTTCTATTTCATTGCTGAATTAATTATAGATTTGGACTTAGATTATGATAATGCAACTACAGATCATTGTGGAAGTTGTACCGCCTGTATTGATGCTTGTCCTACTGAAGCAATTGTATCACCATATGTTGTTGACGGCAGTAAATGTATCTCTTATTTTACCATTGAATTAAAGGAGAATCTTCCATTGGAAATGAAAGGACAATTTGATGATTGGGCTTTTGGATGTGACATATGTCAAGATGTTTGTCCTTGGAATAAATTTTCTAAGGCGCATAACGAACCCTTGTTTAATCCAAATCCTGAAATTTTATCAATGTCCAAAAGAGATTGGGAGGAAATTACCGAAGAAACCTTTAGAGTTGTTTTTAAAGACTCACCAATTAAAAGAACAAAGTTTAAAGGACTACAACGGAATATTGATTTCTTGAAATAA
- a CDS encoding CBS domain-containing protein, with protein sequence MTVNQLLSIKGNKIHSIVSTITVYDALKVMGEKNIGAVLVIEDNILKGVLSERDYARKIVLKNKASKDTYVYEIMETDVETVKPTDDLDYCMELITTKRVRHLPVLVDDLVVGIISIGDVVKAIMEIQKNTIEYLDSYIHGIKA encoded by the coding sequence ATGACTGTAAATCAATTATTAAGCATAAAAGGGAATAAAATTCATTCAATAGTTTCTACTATCACGGTGTATGACGCACTAAAAGTTATGGGGGAAAAAAATATTGGGGCGGTTTTAGTAATTGAGGATAATATTCTAAAGGGCGTTTTGTCTGAAAGGGATTATGCTCGTAAAATTGTTCTAAAAAACAAGGCCTCTAAAGATACTTATGTATATGAAATTATGGAAACGGATGTGGAAACAGTGAAACCAACAGACGATTTGGATTATTGTATGGAATTAATAACCACTAAAAGAGTCCGACATTTACCTGTATTAGTTGATGATTTAGTTGTTGGTATCATATCTATTGGTGATGTAGTGAAAGCGATAATGGAAATTCAGAAAAACACTATTGAATATTTAGATTCATATATCCATGGCATAAAAGCATAA